AGGACGACTCCCGGTTCCGTGGCCTCCACCGTCGGCGCGTGCGTATCGGCGGTGGCCGCTTCGGTCGGGAGGAGCTTTGCCAAGCCGAAATCGAGGATCTTCACCCGGCCGTCGTCGGTGACGAAGATGTTCTCGGGCTTGAGATCCCGGTGAACGATCCCTTTCTCGTGGGCCGCGGAGAGGCCGCGAGCGACCTGGAGGGCGATCTCGATCGCGCGCCGGGTCGCGAGCGGGGCGCCGCCCAGGCGGCTCCGGAGCGTGTCTCCCTCGAGGAGTTCGGTGACCGCGTAGACGGTTCCCCGATCGTCCCCGAAATCGTGGATCGAGAGGATGTTCGGGTGAGAGAGCGCGGCGACCGCCCGCGCCTCGCGCTCGAACCGCGCGACGGCGGCGGCATCCCGGGCGAAACGCTCGGCGAGCACCTTCACCGCGACGTCGCGCCCGAGCTTGGCGTCGCGCGCCCGGTAGACCTCTCCCATGCCCCCCGCCCCCAGGGGAGAGACGACTTCATAGGGGCCGAGTTTCGTTCCGGTGGCGAGAGTCATTCGGTCCCGGGATTGTACGCCGCGCGGCTCCCGCCGTTTCCGGCCGGCGGCCGCGATCCGGTTGTGGGCGCGGCGCTTCCCCGGTACTCTCCCGGCGTGCCTCTCGAGCTCTCGATCGCATGGCGGTATCTCGCGGCGTCGCGCAAGCGCGCGCACGTCGCGGTCGTCTCGGCGATCGCCCTGGGAGGCCTCGCCGTGGGGGTCGCGGCTCTGGTGCTGTCGATCGCCCTCCTCACCGGATTCCAGGACCGCATCCGCGAACGTCTCTCGCGCGACACGCCGCACCTTCTCGTGGTCCCGGCCCGCGGGGTGTCCCTGAGCGGCGCCGGTTCCCTCGAAAAGGCGATCGCCGGGAACCCCGAGGTTTCGTCCGTTTCGCCGTTCGTCGACGGTCGCGGGTGGATCACGGACCCGGGCTCGCGGAGCGCCCTTCCCGTCCGCTTCCGCTCGAGCCGTTCCGTCGCGGAGGGAGAGGTCGCGGTCGCCGCGGCGGTCGCCGGCCAGATCGGGACCGGACGCGGCGGCGAGGTCCGGCTCGTCGCGAACCGGACGGAGCTCTCGCCTCTCGGGCCGATCCCCGTCTCGCTCTCCCTCCGGGTGGCCGCGGTCTCGAACGTTCCGCCTTCCGCCGCGATTCCGGAGATCGCGCTCTCGCTCGCCGACGCCCGGACGCTGGCCGGGGAAGCCGCGAACGTCTCCGGGCTCGCCGTGAAGCTCGTTTCCGCCTCCCGCGCCGAGGCGGTCCGGTCGGCGCTCGCGCCGCGGCTCGGCCCGGACGTCCGCGTCCGGACGTGGGCCGAGTCGAATCCGGGGCTCACGTTCGCGCTCCGCCTCGAAAAGATCCTGATCTTCGTGACGGTGTTCCTGATCGTCGTCGTCGCGTCCCTGAACGTCGTCTCGGACCTCGCTCTCCTCGTCGTCGAAAAGCGCCGCGACCTCGGCGTCCTCGCGACGCTCGGCGCGCCCGGGACGTCGCTGTCGCGAATCTACTGGTGGCTCGGGGCGTCGATCGGCGGGGCGGGAACGCTCGCCGGGGCGGCCGGGGGAGCGGCGGCGGCGTGGGCGCTCGACCGGTTCGCGCTCGTCCCGCTGCCCGCCGACGTGTACCTGATGTCGCACGTCCCCTTCGCGCTCCACCCGCGCGATCTGGCGCTCGTGGTCGCGTTCTCGCTGTCGGCGGCGCTCGCGGCGGCGGCGCTCCCGGCACGATCGGCCGGGCGGGTCGGACCCGCCGAGGCCCTCCGGCTGTCGCGATGAGCCCGCCGGTCGTCCGGGCCGAGGGGCTGACGAAGGTGTACGGGAGCGGTGCGGCCGCCGTGCGCGTGTTCGAGAACCTCTCGATCGAGGTGTTGCCCGGGGAGTTCGTGGCGGTCGTCGGGCCCTCGGGATGCGGCAAATCGACCCTCCTCCACCTCCTGGCGGGAATCGATTCGCCCGATTCCGGGTTCGTGGAGATCGATGGAGTGCGGATGTCCTCTCTCGATGCCGCCGCCCGGGCGAAGCTCCGGAACGAACGGATCGGCTTCGTCTTCCAGTTCCACCATCTGCTGCCCGAATTCTCGGCCGCGGAGAACGTCGCCCTTCCGCTGCGGATCGCCGCGGTTCCCGCTCGCGAGGCGCGCCGGCGGGCGGGCGAGATCCTCGACCGCGTCGGGCTGGCGGGACGCGCGGATCACTTTCCCGCCGAGATGTCGGGCGGCGAGCTCCAGCGCGCCGCGGTCGGCCGCGCGATCGCGAGGAGCCCGAGGGTGATCCTCGCGGACGAGCCGACGGGCAATCTCGACCGCGCCAACGCGGACCGCGTCTTCCAGCTGCTTCGCGACGTGCAACGGGAAAGCGGGGGAAGCGTCGTGCTCGTCACCCACGATCCGGATCTCGCGTCGCGCTGTGATAAAATTTTCTCGATGTCCACACAGGGAAACGGCCAGGGAACCGCCGCGCCCGACGGCGGCAACGGAAGTCCGGATGTTTGAAAAATACAACGAGAAGGCGAGGCGCGCCCTCTTCTTCGCCCGGTACGAAGCCTCGAAGCTCGGCTCCAAGGTGATCGAATCCGAGCACATCCTGCTCGGGATCCTGCGCGAAGGCGAGGACGTCATCAAGGAGATCTTCTCGCGCTTCAACGTCAAGCCGGAGGAGATCCGCCGGGAGATCGAGGGGGACCGGATCTTCGTCGAGCGCATCTCGTCGACCGCCGAGCTCCCTCTCTCGGAAGAATCGAAGAAGATCCTCGCGTACGCGAGCCACGAGGCGGAATCGATGGTCCATCCCTACGTGGGGACCGAGCACCTCCTCGTCGGCATTCTGCGGGTCGACGGGTCCGTCGCCGGGCGGCTCCTGACCGCGCGCGGCTTCAACCTCTACGGCGTCCGCGAAGAGACGATCTCGCTCATCAAGGAACGCGAGGCCTCGAAGCAGAAGAAGGAGCTCCCGTTCCTGGCCGAGTACAGCCGCGACCTCACGGCGGCGGCCAACGCCGGCAACTTCGACCCGCTCATCGGCCGCGACAAGGAGGTCGAGCGGATCATTCAGATCCTCTCGCGCCGCACGAAGAACAATCCGATCCTGCTCGGCGAGCCGGGAGTGGGCAAGACCGCGATCGTGGAGGGCCTCGCGACGCGCATCGTCGAGGGGGCCGTGCCGCTCTTCCTCTCGACGAAGAAGATCCTCGCGCTCGACCTGTCGCTCATCGTCGCCGGCACGAAGTACCGCGGACAGTTCGAGGAGCGCCTGAAGGGGATCCTGAAGGAGCTCCGCGAGAACAACGACATCATGATCTTCATCGACGAGATCCACTCCCTGATCGGAGCCGGATCCGCCGAGGGTTCGCTCGACGCGGCGAACATCCTGAAGCCCGCGCTCTCCCGCGGGGAGATCTCCTGCATCGGCGCGACGACGATGCGCGAATACCGAAAGTACATCGAGAAGGACCGTTCGCTCCTCCGCCGGTTCCAGGCGGTCACCGTGGCTCCGCCGACCGAGACGGAGACGTTCGAGATCCTCGAAGGGGTCAAGGAGCGCTACGAACAGTTCCACAAGGTCCGCTACTCGTCGGAAGCGATCAAGACCGCGGTCTACCAGTCGAACCGCTACATCACGGACCGCTTCTTCCCGGACAAGGCGCTCGACCTCCTCGACGAGGCCGGGGCGAAGGTGAAGTTGAAGCGGGTCGCCGACACCCAGAACCTCCGGAAGCTCGAGACCGAGATCAAGCAGATCGTCAAGGAGATGAAGAAGGCGATCTCGGACAAGGACTTCGAGAAGGCGGTGTTCCTGCGGGAACGCGAGATCGAGCTCAAGGAGGAGATCGAGCGGGTCAAGGCCGCGTCCGCGGAGCGGCCGGATTCTTCCCAGGAGGTCACGCGCCGCGACATCGAGGAGATCATCTCGTCGTGGACGGGGATCCCGGTCTCCTCCCTCCAGATGGAGGAGGCGGAGAAGCTGCTCCACATGGAGGACGCGCTCAAGAAGCGGATCGTCGGCCAGGAGCAGGCGGTTTCGGCCATCGCGAAGGCGATCCGACGCTCGCGGCTCGGGGTCAACAATCCGAACCGGCCGATGGGCTCGTTCATCTTCCTCGGCCCGTCGGGCGTCGGAAAGACCGAGGTCGCGCGCCGGCTCGCCGAGTTCCTCTTCGAAAACCAGAAGGCGCTCGTCCGGTTCGACATGTCGGAATTCATGGAGAAGCACGCCGTCTCCAAGCTCATCGGCTCGCCTCCCGGGTACGTCGGCCACGAGGAGGGGGGGCAGCTCACCGAGAAGATCCGGCGCAATCCCTACAGCGTGATCCTCCTCGACGAGATCGAGAAGGCGCACCCGGACATCGCGAACCTGCTCCTGCAGATCCTGGAAGACGGGATCCTGACCGACGCGTACGGGAACGTCGTCGATTTCAAGAACACGCTGATCATCATGACGTCGAACATCGGAACGCGTCATCTCGTGACCCAGACCCGGATGGGGTTCGGCGATTCGAAGGAACCCCGCACGCATCGCGAGATCGAGGACCTGGTGCTGAGGGAGCTCCGTCGCGATTTCTCGCCGGAGTTCATCAACCGCATCGACGACGTGATCGTCTTCCACCCGCTGTCGCACGAAGAGCTCCAGCGCGTCTGCCGGCTGCTCATCGACGACGTCAACGAGGCGCTCCGGTACAGGAACGTCACCGTCGAGATCGACGACGAGGCGATCGAGTGGCTGCTCGTCCGCGCCGGCGAGGACCCGCACATGGGGGCGCGGCCGCTCCGCCGCGCGATCCAGAAGTACGTCGAGGATCGGATTTCCGAATCGCTGATCGTGGACCGGGAGGAGAAGATTTCGAGCTTCTCCGTCAGCGTGGAGGGTGACGAGCTCTCGGTCGCTGCGCGCGACAAAGAGACCGTGAGCCAGGTAGACTGATCGTTGAAGCGGCTCGTCGAGATCGCCGCGACGGGTGTTCTGTGTCTGTGCGGGGCCGCGGCGAGCGGCCAGACCGCGCCGGCGCCGTCCCCGACGCCCCCCGCCGTCCCGG
This region of Thermoanaerobaculia bacterium genomic DNA includes:
- a CDS encoding ATP-dependent Clp protease ATP-binding subunit is translated as MFEKYNEKARRALFFARYEASKLGSKVIESEHILLGILREGEDVIKEIFSRFNVKPEEIRREIEGDRIFVERISSTAELPLSEESKKILAYASHEAESMVHPYVGTEHLLVGILRVDGSVAGRLLTARGFNLYGVREETISLIKEREASKQKKELPFLAEYSRDLTAAANAGNFDPLIGRDKEVERIIQILSRRTKNNPILLGEPGVGKTAIVEGLATRIVEGAVPLFLSTKKILALDLSLIVAGTKYRGQFEERLKGILKELRENNDIMIFIDEIHSLIGAGSAEGSLDAANILKPALSRGEISCIGATTMREYRKYIEKDRSLLRRFQAVTVAPPTETETFEILEGVKERYEQFHKVRYSSEAIKTAVYQSNRYITDRFFPDKALDLLDEAGAKVKLKRVADTQNLRKLETEIKQIVKEMKKAISDKDFEKAVFLREREIELKEEIERVKAASAERPDSSQEVTRRDIEEIISSWTGIPVSSLQMEEAEKLLHMEDALKKRIVGQEQAVSAIAKAIRRSRLGVNNPNRPMGSFIFLGPSGVGKTEVARRLAEFLFENQKALVRFDMSEFMEKHAVSKLIGSPPGYVGHEEGGQLTEKIRRNPYSVILLDEIEKAHPDIANLLLQILEDGILTDAYGNVVDFKNTLIIMTSNIGTRHLVTQTRMGFGDSKEPRTHREIEDLVLRELRRDFSPEFINRIDDVIVFHPLSHEELQRVCRLLIDDVNEALRYRNVTVEIDDEAIEWLLVRAGEDPHMGARPLRRAIQKYVEDRISESLIVDREEKISSFSVSVEGDELSVAARDKETVSQVD
- a CDS encoding FtsX-like permease family protein, with protein sequence MPLELSIAWRYLAASRKRAHVAVVSAIALGGLAVGVAALVLSIALLTGFQDRIRERLSRDTPHLLVVPARGVSLSGAGSLEKAIAGNPEVSSVSPFVDGRGWITDPGSRSALPVRFRSSRSVAEGEVAVAAAVAGQIGTGRGGEVRLVANRTELSPLGPIPVSLSLRVAAVSNVPPSAAIPEIALSLADARTLAGEAANVSGLAVKLVSASRAEAVRSALAPRLGPDVRVRTWAESNPGLTFALRLEKILIFVTVFLIVVVASLNVVSDLALLVVEKRRDLGVLATLGAPGTSLSRIYWWLGASIGGAGTLAGAAGGAAAAWALDRFALVPLPADVYLMSHVPFALHPRDLALVVAFSLSAALAAAALPARSAGRVGPAEALRLSR
- a CDS encoding serine/threonine-protein kinase, yielding MTLATGTKLGPYEVVSPLGAGGMGEVYRARDAKLGRDVAVKVLAERFARDAAAVARFEREARAVAALSHPNILSIHDFGDDRGTVYAVTELLEGDTLRSRLGGAPLATRRAIEIALQVARGLSAAHEKGIVHRDLKPENIFVTDDGRVKILDFGLAKLLPTEAATADTHAPTVEATEPGVVL
- a CDS encoding ABC transporter ATP-binding protein; translated protein: MSPPVVRAEGLTKVYGSGAAAVRVFENLSIEVLPGEFVAVVGPSGCGKSTLLHLLAGIDSPDSGFVEIDGVRMSSLDAAARAKLRNERIGFVFQFHHLLPEFSAAENVALPLRIAAVPAREARRRAGEILDRVGLAGRADHFPAEMSGGELQRAAVGRAIARSPRVILADEPTGNLDRANADRVFQLLRDVQRESGGSVVLVTHDPDLASRCDKIFSMSTQGNGQGTAAPDGGNGSPDV